From Caballeronia insecticola, a single genomic window includes:
- a CDS encoding LysR family transcriptional regulator, with protein MDALTSLRVFREVVEAGSFVKAAERLDISTAMTSKHVANLERQLGVRLLNRTTRHLSLTEAGSVYYEQCSEALDILQAAESAVGVQTAQPQGVLKVTAPGWFANRKFADLLVAYQARYPGVLVDLRLENRFVDLVEEGYDMALRATSEPSPSLIVRPLCKMPFVLAGSRAYLELHGNLQHPDDVARHRMVLPTYTNIDTVTLTGPGGAFTVRNHAVLKTNDTSMALQLVRAGLGLAYFPAWIVEPELASGSLVRVLPDYAAFAPPVYAVYTSRKYMTTKVRTFIDFLSESLSESRSESQ; from the coding sequence ATGGATGCACTGACCAGCCTGCGCGTGTTTCGCGAGGTCGTCGAAGCCGGCAGTTTCGTCAAGGCCGCCGAGCGGCTCGACATCTCGACCGCGATGACGAGCAAGCACGTCGCCAATCTCGAACGCCAGCTGGGCGTGCGGCTCCTGAACCGGACCACGCGCCATTTGAGCCTCACCGAAGCCGGCAGCGTGTACTACGAGCAGTGCAGCGAGGCGCTCGACATTCTTCAGGCCGCCGAGTCCGCCGTCGGCGTGCAGACCGCGCAGCCGCAGGGCGTGCTCAAGGTGACCGCGCCCGGCTGGTTCGCGAACCGCAAATTTGCCGATCTGCTCGTCGCGTATCAGGCTCGCTATCCCGGCGTGCTGGTCGATTTGCGGCTGGAAAATCGCTTCGTCGATCTGGTCGAGGAAGGCTACGACATGGCGTTGCGCGCGACGTCCGAGCCGTCGCCGTCGCTGATCGTGCGGCCGCTGTGCAAGATGCCCTTCGTGCTCGCGGGATCGCGCGCGTATCTGGAGCTGCACGGCAACCTGCAGCATCCGGACGACGTCGCGCGGCATCGCATGGTCCTGCCGACCTATACGAACATCGATACGGTGACGCTGACGGGTCCGGGCGGCGCGTTCACGGTAAGGAACCACGCCGTTCTGAAAACCAACGATACGTCGATGGCGCTGCAACTCGTGCGCGCCGGACTCGGGCTGGCGTATTTTCCGGCGTGGATCGTCGAACCGGAGCTGGCGTCCGGCTCGCTCGTGCGCGTGCTGCCGGACTACGCGGCCTTCGCGCCGCCCGTGTACGCGGTCTATACGAGCCGCAAGTACATGACGACCAAGGTGCGTACGTTCATCGACTTCCTGTCGGAATCGCTATCGGAATCGCGTTCCGAGTCGCAATAG
- a CDS encoding DoxX family protein, with protein MSAHIRSAAPSVPALAPYAQALLRIVASYLLLTHASAKLFHVPHIAMFDGLPLFSLLGAAGIIELVGGVLVLVGFFARAAAFVLSGELTFAYFIGHASQGHVFLPLLNQGEPAVLLSFVYLFIAAAGSGAWSLDARR; from the coding sequence ATGTCCGCTCACATTCGTTCCGCCGCGCCCAGCGTGCCCGCGCTGGCGCCATACGCACAGGCGCTGTTGCGTATCGTCGCGTCGTATCTGCTGCTGACGCACGCGAGCGCGAAGCTGTTCCATGTGCCCCACATCGCCATGTTCGACGGCTTGCCGCTGTTCTCGCTGCTCGGCGCGGCCGGGATCATCGAACTCGTCGGCGGCGTGCTCGTGCTCGTCGGCTTCTTTGCGCGCGCCGCGGCGTTCGTGTTGTCGGGCGAACTAACGTTTGCTTATTTCATCGGCCACGCGTCGCAGGGACATGTCTTCCTGCCGCTCCTGAATCAGGGCGAACCGGCCGTGCTGCTGTCGTTCGTGTATCTGTTCATCGCGGCGGCGGGCTCGGGCGCGTGGAGTCTCGACGCGCGCCGTTGA
- a CDS encoding LysR family transcriptional regulator codes for MNDLDLNLIPYLVAIEETRNVSRAAERLGVSQPRVSTALARLREYFNDPLFVRTSRGMEPTPRTLALVPAAREALARIERGLLDRQHFDPSASTDIFSIALSDVGEIVFLPRLLQAFAKEAPHANLRSVSASHGNVERGLEAGEIDLAVGYFPDLRGNNFFQQRLFSHRFICLMRRDHPYANEPLTLERFLECGHAVVRAEGRSQEVLENYLDRERVRRRAVLETPHFMSLPFILSRTDLIATVPHAIGFAYVAEHASITLAEPPLALPRFDLKQHWHRKFHNDTRTVWLRGIVASLFNDELDEWPK; via the coding sequence ATGAACGACCTCGATCTGAATCTGATTCCGTACCTCGTCGCCATCGAGGAGACGCGCAACGTGAGCCGCGCCGCCGAGCGTCTCGGCGTAAGCCAGCCGCGTGTGTCGACCGCGCTCGCACGGCTGCGCGAGTATTTCAATGACCCGCTGTTCGTACGCACATCGCGCGGTATGGAGCCGACGCCGCGCACCCTCGCGCTCGTGCCCGCCGCGCGTGAGGCACTGGCGCGTATCGAGCGCGGTCTTCTCGACAGGCAGCACTTCGACCCGTCCGCGAGCACCGACATCTTTTCGATCGCGCTATCCGATGTCGGCGAAATCGTGTTTTTGCCGCGCCTGTTGCAGGCGTTCGCCAAGGAAGCGCCGCATGCGAATCTGCGTTCCGTGTCGGCGTCGCATGGCAATGTGGAGCGCGGGCTCGAAGCCGGCGAGATCGATCTCGCCGTCGGCTATTTCCCCGATTTGCGCGGCAACAACTTCTTCCAGCAACGGCTTTTTTCGCACCGCTTCATTTGCCTGATGCGGCGCGATCATCCCTACGCGAACGAGCCGCTCACGCTCGAACGCTTTCTCGAATGCGGCCACGCCGTTGTGCGCGCCGAAGGCCGTAGCCAGGAAGTGCTGGAGAACTATCTCGATCGCGAGCGCGTGCGGCGCCGCGCGGTGCTGGAAACGCCGCATTTCATGAGTCTGCCGTTCATTCTGTCGCGTACCGATCTGATTGCGACGGTGCCGCATGCGATCGGCTTCGCGTACGTCGCCGAGCATGCGTCGATCACGCTTGCAGAGCCACCGCTCGCGCTGCCGCGCTTCGATCTGAAGCAGCACTGGCATCGCAAGTTTCACAACGATACGCGCACAGTGTGGCTGCGCGGCATTGTGGCGTCGTTATTCAACGACGAGCTCGATGAATGGCCGAAGTGA
- a CDS encoding IclR family transcriptional regulator, giving the protein MLNQDAEPQDAQSRPGDAYVQSFARGLAVIRSFDASRPAQTLTDVAGATGLTRAGARRILLTLQSLGYVEADGRLFQLTPKILDLGFAYLTSMPFWNLAEPVMEDLVAQVHESCSAAVLNGAEIVYVLRVPTHKIITQNLSIGSRLPAFCTSMGRVLLAALDDTRLDEALDASSLVARTPHTIVDRAALKEAIAVVRRQGWAIVDQELEEGLISMSAPIRDRQGRVIAALNISGNAQRKTAKQMAKAFLEPLQEAAQRVSDMVARRG; this is encoded by the coding sequence ATGCTCAATCAGGATGCCGAGCCTCAGGATGCGCAGTCGCGTCCGGGCGATGCCTATGTGCAGTCGTTCGCGCGCGGGCTCGCGGTGATTCGCTCGTTCGATGCGAGCCGCCCCGCCCAGACGCTCACGGACGTCGCCGGCGCGACCGGCCTCACGCGCGCGGGCGCGCGCCGGATTCTTCTGACGTTGCAGTCGCTCGGCTATGTCGAGGCGGACGGGCGGCTCTTTCAGCTGACGCCGAAGATTCTCGACCTCGGGTTCGCGTATCTGACTTCGATGCCTTTCTGGAATCTCGCCGAACCGGTAATGGAAGATCTCGTCGCGCAGGTGCACGAAAGTTGCTCGGCGGCTGTGCTGAACGGCGCGGAAATCGTCTACGTGCTGCGCGTGCCGACGCACAAGATCATCACGCAGAATCTGTCGATCGGCAGCCGGCTGCCTGCGTTTTGCACGTCGATGGGCCGGGTGCTGCTCGCCGCACTCGACGACACGCGCCTCGACGAAGCGCTCGACGCAAGTTCGCTCGTCGCGCGCACGCCGCACACCATTGTCGATCGCGCTGCGCTCAAGGAAGCGATCGCCGTCGTGCGTCGCCAGGGCTGGGCAATCGTCGATCAGGAACTGGAAGAAGGGCTGATTTCGATGTCCGCGCCGATTCGCGACCGGCAAGGCCGGGTCATCGCGGCGCTGAACATCAGCGGAAATGCGCAGCGCAAGACCGCAAAGCAGATGGCGAAGGCGTTTCTGGAACCGCTTCAGGAGGCGGCGCAGCGCGTGTCGGATATGGTCGCGCGGCGCGGCTGA
- a CDS encoding 3-oxoacid CoA-transferase subunit A, which translates to MINKIFDSLASAVADVNDGATIMIGGFGTAGMPSELIDALIEQGARELTIVNNNAGNGDTGLAALLKAKRVRKIICSFPRQTDSHVFDALYRAGEIELELVPQGNLAERIRAAGAGIGGFFTPTGYGTKLAEGKETRVIDGKHYVLEAPLHADFALVKAYKGDRWGNLVYRKTARNFGPIMASAAKTAIVQVSKVVPLGELDPENIVTPGIFVQRVVEVPQAVHQAELAAELSA; encoded by the coding sequence ATGATCAACAAGATTTTCGACTCGCTCGCCTCGGCCGTGGCCGACGTCAACGACGGAGCGACCATCATGATCGGCGGTTTCGGTACGGCTGGCATGCCGTCCGAGCTGATCGACGCGCTCATCGAGCAGGGCGCGCGCGAGCTGACGATCGTCAACAACAATGCCGGCAACGGCGACACGGGTCTCGCCGCGCTGCTCAAGGCGAAGCGCGTGCGCAAGATCATCTGCTCGTTCCCGCGCCAGACTGATTCGCATGTCTTCGACGCACTCTATCGCGCGGGCGAAATCGAGCTCGAACTCGTGCCGCAAGGCAATCTCGCGGAGCGCATCCGTGCGGCGGGCGCGGGCATCGGCGGTTTCTTCACGCCGACCGGTTACGGCACGAAGCTCGCGGAAGGGAAGGAAACGCGCGTAATCGACGGCAAGCATTACGTGCTCGAAGCGCCGCTGCACGCGGATTTCGCGCTCGTGAAGGCATATAAGGGCGACCGCTGGGGCAATCTGGTCTATCGTAAAACTGCGCGCAACTTCGGCCCGATCATGGCGAGCGCCGCGAAGACGGCCATCGTGCAGGTGTCGAAGGTCGTGCCGCTCGGCGAACTGGATCCCGAAAACATCGTGACGCCCGGCATCTTCGTGCAGCGCGTCGTGGAAGTGCCGCAAGCGGTGCATCAAGCCGAACTCGCAGCGGAACTTTCAGCTTAA
- a CDS encoding 3-oxoacid CoA-transferase subunit B codes for MKKLTRDEMAKRVAADIPEGAYVNLGIGVPTLVANHLAADREIFLHSENGLLGMGPAPAKGAEDDELINAGKQHVTLLTGGAYFHHADSFAMMRGGHLDFCVLGAFQVSATGDLANWHTGAPDAIPAVGGAMDLAIGAKQVYVMMELLTKQGESKLVAECSYPVTGVQCVDRVYTDLAVFDVTPEGFVVREIVEGLSFDELQKLAQVPLQYAPLSQAA; via the coding sequence ATGAAGAAACTCACTCGTGACGAAATGGCCAAGCGCGTGGCCGCCGACATTCCCGAAGGCGCGTATGTGAATCTGGGCATCGGCGTGCCGACGCTCGTCGCCAATCATCTTGCGGCGGATCGCGAAATCTTCCTGCACAGCGAAAACGGTCTGCTCGGCATGGGCCCGGCGCCCGCCAAAGGCGCGGAAGACGACGAACTCATCAACGCCGGCAAGCAGCACGTGACGCTGCTCACGGGCGGCGCGTATTTCCATCACGCCGATTCGTTCGCGATGATGCGCGGCGGCCACCTCGATTTCTGCGTGCTCGGCGCGTTCCAGGTGTCGGCCACCGGCGATCTCGCGAACTGGCACACCGGCGCGCCCGACGCGATTCCGGCCGTCGGCGGCGCGATGGACCTCGCGATCGGCGCGAAACAGGTCTACGTGATGATGGAACTGCTCACGAAGCAGGGCGAAAGCAAGCTGGTCGCAGAGTGCTCGTATCCGGTGACGGGCGTGCAGTGCGTGGACCGCGTGTACACCGATCTCGCCGTGTTCGATGTGACGCCGGAAGGCTTCGTCGTGCGCGAAATCGTGGAAGGCTTGTCGTTCGACGAATTGCAGAAGCTGGCGCAAGTGCCGCTTCAATACGCGCCGCTGTCACAGGCCGCCTGA
- the pcaF gene encoding 3-oxoadipyl-CoA thiolase — protein MKEAFVCDAIRTPIGRYGGSLSSVRADDLGAVPLRALVERNKEVDWEAVEEVIYGCANQAGEDNRNVARMSALLAGLPVGTPGTTVNRLCGSGMDAIGIAARAIKAGETSLMIAGGVESMSRAPFVMGKATSAFSRQAEIHDTTIGWRFVNPLMKKQYGVDSMPETAENVADDYKVSRADQDAFALRSQQKASRAQKDGTLAQEIVAVTIPQKKGDALVVSQDEHPRETSLEALAKLKGVVRPDGSVTAGNASGVNDGAVAMLIADEESAKRHGLTPRARILGIATAGVPPRVMGIGPGPASQKLLARLGMTIDQMDVIELNEAFASQGLATLRMLGVADDDPRVNPNGGAIALGHPLGASGARLVTTASYQLQRTGGRFALCTMCIGVGQGIAMIIERV, from the coding sequence ATGAAAGAAGCTTTCGTATGTGATGCCATCCGCACGCCGATCGGCCGTTATGGCGGATCGCTGTCCTCCGTGCGCGCCGACGATCTCGGCGCAGTGCCGCTGCGCGCGCTCGTCGAGCGCAACAAGGAAGTGGACTGGGAAGCCGTCGAGGAAGTGATTTACGGCTGTGCGAATCAGGCGGGCGAAGACAATCGCAACGTCGCGCGCATGTCGGCGTTGCTGGCGGGGCTGCCGGTCGGCACGCCGGGCACGACGGTCAACCGCTTGTGCGGCTCGGGCATGGACGCGATCGGCATTGCGGCGCGCGCGATCAAGGCGGGCGAAACGAGCCTGATGATCGCGGGCGGCGTGGAGAGCATGAGCCGCGCGCCGTTCGTAATGGGCAAGGCGACGAGCGCATTCTCGCGTCAGGCCGAGATCCACGATACGACCATCGGCTGGCGCTTCGTCAATCCGTTGATGAAGAAGCAGTACGGCGTCGATTCGATGCCCGAGACTGCCGAAAACGTCGCGGACGACTACAAGGTGAGCCGCGCCGATCAGGACGCGTTCGCATTGCGCTCGCAGCAGAAAGCGTCGCGCGCGCAGAAGGACGGCACGCTCGCGCAGGAAATCGTCGCGGTGACGATTCCGCAAAAGAAGGGCGATGCGCTCGTCGTGTCGCAGGACGAGCATCCGCGCGAAACGAGCCTCGAAGCGCTCGCGAAGCTGAAGGGCGTCGTGCGCCCGGACGGCTCCGTGACGGCGGGCAACGCGTCGGGCGTCAACGACGGCGCCGTCGCCATGTTGATCGCCGACGAAGAAAGCGCGAAGCGCCACGGACTCACGCCGCGCGCGCGCATCCTCGGCATCGCGACCGCAGGCGTGCCGCCGCGCGTAATGGGCATCGGCCCCGGCCCGGCATCGCAGAAGCTGCTGGCGCGCCTGGGCATGACCATCGACCAGATGGACGTGATCGAGCTGAACGAAGCGTTCGCGTCGCAGGGACTCGCCACGCTGCGCATGCTCGGCGTCGCCGACGACGATCCCCGCGTCAACCCGAACGGCGGCGCAATCGCGCTCGGGCATCCGCTGGGCGCATCCGGCGCGCGCCTCGTCACCACCGCAAGCTATCAGTTGCAGCGCACCGGCGGGCGTTTCGCGCTGTGCACGATGTGCATCGGCGTGGGCCAGGGCATCGCGATGATCATCGAGCGTGTCTGA
- a CDS encoding 3-carboxy-cis,cis-muconate cycloisomerase, whose product MFASTGRLTDLICGTEAANALWSPRATVQAMLDVEAALARASALHGVIPPGAVDAIVAACQADNIDADALMIGAQAGGNLAIPLVKQLTAAVKARDAEAAKYVHWGATSQDIIDTGVVLQLRATLDLLDADLRTLSDALVIQAQAHKKTPMIGRTWLQQALPITLGLKFAQWLDAITRHRARLVDLRARALVLQFGGAAGTLASLRDKALPVAASLADDLKLTLPALPWHTQRDRIAESAAFLGMLTGTLAKIARDISLMMQTELGEVAEPAAAGKGGSSTMPHKRNPVGCAAVLTAATRAPNLVATIFAGMVQEHERALGGWQAEWEALPDLARLTAGALANIKGIVPTMEINVERLARNLNVTNGLVLGEAVMLALGDKIGRLDAHKLVEGASKAAVANGTSLFDELAANEIVTRHLSQDQLKPLLDPANYVGQAQAFVDAAIACANSKE is encoded by the coding sequence ATGTTCGCATCCACGGGACGTCTCACCGATCTGATCTGCGGCACCGAGGCGGCAAACGCGCTCTGGTCGCCGCGCGCGACCGTGCAGGCGATGCTCGACGTCGAAGCCGCGCTCGCGCGTGCGTCGGCGCTGCATGGCGTGATTCCACCGGGCGCGGTGGACGCGATCGTCGCCGCCTGTCAGGCCGACAACATCGACGCAGACGCGCTGATGATCGGCGCGCAGGCGGGCGGCAATCTCGCGATTCCGCTCGTCAAGCAACTGACGGCGGCGGTCAAGGCGCGCGATGCCGAAGCCGCCAAGTACGTGCACTGGGGCGCGACGAGTCAGGACATCATCGATACGGGCGTCGTGCTGCAATTGCGCGCAACGCTCGATCTGCTCGATGCGGATTTACGCACACTGTCCGATGCGCTCGTCATCCAGGCGCAAGCGCACAAAAAGACGCCGATGATCGGCCGCACCTGGCTGCAACAGGCGCTGCCGATCACGCTCGGCCTGAAGTTCGCACAATGGCTCGATGCGATCACGCGTCATCGCGCGCGTCTCGTCGATCTGCGCGCACGCGCGCTCGTGCTGCAATTCGGCGGCGCGGCGGGCACGCTGGCCAGTCTGCGCGACAAGGCGCTGCCGGTTGCGGCGTCGCTCGCGGACGATCTGAAGCTGACGCTGCCCGCGCTGCCGTGGCATACGCAGCGCGACCGGATCGCGGAAAGCGCAGCGTTTCTCGGCATGCTCACCGGCACGTTGGCGAAGATCGCGCGCGATATTTCCCTCATGATGCAGACCGAACTCGGCGAAGTGGCTGAGCCGGCCGCGGCAGGCAAGGGCGGTTCGTCGACGATGCCGCACAAGCGCAATCCCGTCGGCTGCGCGGCCGTGCTGACCGCGGCGACGCGCGCGCCGAACCTCGTCGCGACGATCTTCGCGGGCATGGTGCAGGAACACGAACGCGCGCTCGGCGGCTGGCAGGCCGAATGGGAAGCGCTGCCCGACCTCGCGCGTCTGACGGCGGGCGCGCTCGCGAACATCAAAGGCATCGTGCCGACGATGGAAATCAACGTCGAACGGCTCGCGCGCAATCTGAACGTGACCAACGGCCTCGTGCTCGGCGAAGCGGTGATGCTCGCGCTCGGCGACAAAATCGGCAGGCTCGATGCGCACAAGCTGGTCGAAGGCGCATCGAAGGCGGCGGTGGCGAACGGCACGTCGCTGTTCGACGAACTTGCCGCGAACGAGATCGTCACGCGCCATCTGTCGCAGGATCAACTGAAGCCATTGCTCGATCCGGCGAACTACGTCGGTCAGGCGCAGGCGTTCGTGGATGCAGCGATCGCGTGCGCCAACTCGAAAGAATAG
- the pcaD gene encoding 3-oxoadipate enol-lactonase, producing the protein MPLAKVNGTRIHYRIDATAGEHAPWLVLSNSLGADVSMWTPNIEAFAKHYRVVRYDTRGHGHSDVPPGPYTIDQLIGDVIGLMDHLKIERANYCGLSMGGLTGVGLAARHPARFSRVVLSNTAALIGSDAVWTPRAAKAREPGGMPALTDAVIARWFTAPFIEREPLALANIRDVFRHTSGDGYASNCEAIRDADLRDEAKTITLPVLVIAGTHDLSTTAEQGRELAGYIGGARYVELDAAHLSNIEKRDDYTRTVLDFLGEQQ; encoded by the coding sequence ATGCCTCTTGCCAAAGTCAACGGAACCCGGATTCACTATCGCATCGACGCCACGGCAGGCGAACACGCGCCGTGGCTCGTGCTGTCGAATTCGCTCGGCGCCGATGTCTCGATGTGGACGCCGAACATCGAGGCGTTCGCCAAGCACTATCGCGTCGTGCGCTACGACACGCGCGGTCACGGTCATTCGGACGTCCCGCCCGGGCCCTACACGATCGATCAGCTGATCGGCGACGTGATCGGCCTGATGGATCATCTGAAGATCGAGCGCGCGAACTACTGCGGCCTGTCGATGGGCGGCTTGACCGGCGTCGGCCTCGCCGCGCGCCATCCTGCGCGCTTCTCGCGCGTCGTGCTCTCGAACACTGCCGCGCTGATCGGCTCGGACGCCGTGTGGACGCCGCGCGCCGCGAAAGCGCGCGAACCGGGCGGCATGCCCGCGCTCACCGACGCCGTCATCGCGCGCTGGTTCACCGCGCCGTTCATCGAACGCGAGCCGCTCGCGCTCGCCAACATCCGCGATGTATTCCGCCATACGTCGGGCGACGGCTACGCGTCGAACTGCGAGGCGATCCGCGACGCCGATTTGCGCGACGAAGCCAAAACCATCACGCTGCCCGTGCTGGTGATCGCGGGCACGCACGATCTGTCGACCACGGCCGAGCAGGGCCGCGAGCTCGCGGGTTATATCGGCGGGGCGCGCTATGTCGAACTCGACGCAGCGCATCTGTCGAACATCGAAAAGCGCGATGACTACACGCGCACCGTCCTCGATTTCCTCGGAGAACAACAATGA
- the pcaC gene encoding 4-carboxymuconolactone decarboxylase, which translates to MTDDERYEAGMQVRRAVLSDAHVDRSLVNRTELTTEFQNLITRYAWGEIWTREGLPRHTRSLLTIAMMVALNRSEELALHLRAAKNNGVTQDEIKEVLMQTAIYCGVPAANSAFHLAQKIFDEEQKKA; encoded by the coding sequence ATGACCGATGACGAACGCTACGAAGCCGGCATGCAGGTGCGACGCGCGGTGCTGTCCGACGCGCACGTCGACCGCTCGCTCGTAAACCGCACCGAACTCACGACCGAGTTCCAGAACCTCATCACGCGCTATGCGTGGGGCGAGATCTGGACGCGCGAGGGCCTGCCGCGTCACACGCGCAGTCTGCTCACCATCGCGATGATGGTCGCGCTCAACCGCAGCGAGGAACTCGCGCTGCATTTGCGCGCCGCGAAGAACAACGGCGTGACGCAGGACGAGATCAAGGAAGTGCTGATGCAGACCGCGATCTACTGCGGCGTGCCGGCGGCGAATTCGGCGTTCCATCTCGCGCAGAAGATCTTCGACGAAGAGCAGAAAAAGGCGTAA
- a CDS encoding DUF3443 domain-containing protein, whose protein sequence is MQSRAFSSPFALVLCVLLCALLCACGGGGGGDSSTNATASPAQASAPAAASTPVAASTPIAASAPVTASAPSSPEPASTTVTQSTTPNVQPVTVTRTPTNTRNMLQTSVTICVPGTNTCQTIDKIQVDTGSHGLRVLASALDPSVALPLVAGASTGSVIAECAVFGSGYTWGAVRRADVKLAGQVAASTSVQVIADSAVPTTATDCGQSGLPMLSASALRGNGILGVGPFVADCGGNCAKTAMPRWYYDCGATGCAASALAVTQQVTNPVANFATDNNGVLIELPDVPDGGASSVTGTMTFGIGSQSNNLLGAATVLPSNSATGYVTTDFGGSQYGSSFIDSGSNGVFFPSTTLARCGAWYCPAAPQTFTATIRSATGAQGAVSFTVAQSTALFGTGNYAFDNLAGTASGVFDWGLPFFYGRRVFTAIQGRATPAGAGPYYAF, encoded by the coding sequence ATGCAATCACGCGCTTTTTCTTCGCCTTTCGCGCTCGTTCTCTGCGTGCTGCTCTGCGCGTTGCTGTGTGCCTGCGGCGGTGGCGGTGGCGGCGATTCCAGCACCAACGCCACCGCGTCTCCCGCTCAGGCGAGCGCGCCCGCCGCGGCCAGCACGCCCGTTGCGGCGAGTACGCCCATCGCGGCCAGCGCACCGGTGACCGCCAGTGCGCCGTCATCTCCGGAACCGGCGAGCACGACCGTCACGCAATCGACGACGCCCAATGTCCAGCCGGTCACGGTCACGCGCACGCCCACCAACACGCGCAACATGCTGCAAACGAGCGTGACGATCTGCGTGCCCGGCACGAACACGTGTCAGACCATCGACAAAATTCAGGTCGATACCGGCTCGCACGGACTGCGCGTGCTGGCGTCCGCGCTCGATCCTTCCGTCGCGCTTCCGCTGGTTGCGGGCGCGTCGACGGGTTCGGTCATCGCCGAATGCGCGGTGTTCGGCTCGGGCTACACGTGGGGCGCGGTGCGTCGCGCCGACGTGAAGCTCGCGGGCCAGGTCGCGGCCTCCACCTCCGTGCAAGTGATCGCCGACTCCGCCGTGCCCACCACGGCAACCGACTGCGGCCAGTCCGGCCTGCCGATGTTGAGCGCGTCGGCGTTGCGCGGCAACGGCATTCTGGGCGTCGGTCCGTTCGTCGCCGATTGCGGCGGGAACTGCGCGAAAACGGCGATGCCGCGCTGGTACTACGACTGCGGCGCCACAGGCTGCGCGGCGAGCGCGCTGGCGGTGACGCAGCAGGTGACCAATCCGGTCGCCAACTTCGCCACCGACAACAACGGCGTGCTGATCGAGTTGCCGGACGTGCCGGACGGCGGCGCGTCGTCGGTGACGGGCACGATGACCTTCGGCATCGGCTCGCAGTCGAACAATCTGCTCGGCGCGGCGACCGTGCTTCCGTCGAATTCGGCGACCGGCTACGTCACCACGGATTTCGGCGGCAGCCAGTACGGTTCGAGCTTCATCGACAGCGGATCGAACGGCGTCTTCTTTCCGTCGACGACGCTCGCCCGCTGCGGCGCGTGGTACTGCCCGGCGGCGCCGCAAACCTTCACCGCGACGATCCGTTCGGCGACCGGCGCGCAAGGCGCGGTCAGTTTCACGGTTGCGCAGTCGACGGCGCTGTTCGGCACGGGCAACTACGCCTTCGACAATCTCGCCGGAACCGCCAGCGGCGTCTTCGACTGGGGCCTGCCGTTCTTCTACGGGCGGCGCGTCTTCACCGCAATTCAAGGACGCGCGACGCCCGCGGGCGCCGGTCCGTACTACGCGTTCTGA
- a CDS encoding DUF2844 domain-containing protein — MRSISHPYYVVTLLAAVTLCATMPVHAQLGATTRDADGSSGDVMHRAQSGLVTYHETTDAHGIVVREYVDSSGKVYAVSWRGPAMPSVQSLLGAYFDTFREGANATAGAAGLHTARVAQGDLIVENRVRLREYSGRAWLASALPPGVNTTDIQ, encoded by the coding sequence ATGAGATCAATAAGTCATCCTTATTACGTAGTGACGTTGCTGGCTGCCGTCACTCTGTGCGCAACAATGCCTGTCCACGCACAACTGGGCGCCACCACGCGCGACGCGGACGGCTCGTCCGGCGACGTGATGCATCGGGCGCAAAGCGGACTTGTCACATATCACGAGACGACCGATGCGCACGGCATCGTCGTGCGCGAATACGTCGATTCGAGCGGCAAGGTGTACGCGGTTTCGTGGCGCGGACCCGCGATGCCGAGCGTCCAGTCGCTGCTCGGCGCCTATTTCGATACGTTCAGGGAAGGCGCGAACGCGACGGCCGGCGCGGCCGGACTGCATACGGCGCGCGTGGCTCAGGGCGATCTCATCGTCGAGAACCGCGTGCGGCTGCGCGAATACAGCGGCCGCGCCTGGCTCGCGAGCGCGCTGCCGCCTGGCGTCAATACGACGGATATCCAATAG